GTGTTACTTGTAAGAGGTTTTTAGCTGTTGTAGTGTATAATTTTTGATTCAGAATAACTTCTAGTGGAGACTTAAACATTAAAGTTTGAATCAGTTTTACTTATCCAATTAAATGCTGcatgtaaaataataagtacaaataaattagttaaggTTGCTTACCCCAACAGCATATCCAACACTTTCACCAATAGTCATAGCAAATATTGATGTAATAATATAGCCAAGAGCCATGGCGGCGCAGTACAGGAACTCAAACTTGTGCCACGGCCACGCATCAAACTTCTCCACCACGTGGAACAGGTATGAGGTAAATATGGCTCCCGTGACGAGGATGCCAATCCAGAATATCAGGTTGTAAAATATGGCTGACACCCACGCTCCCCATGCCACTTTCAAGCAGATAAAGCCAAGAATGTTGCATGTctggaataaaataaacaaattagttATAAGGTGTGCCTCACTTCCTGAGTAGATCCTAAAAATGGATGAATGCATTCTTCTCTCTTAGGAATATTCCTTTTCACAGAGACCACAACACACATTCCAGGCCATTTGCTGCCGTGGTTGTAGGTGTTGTCTTTTTAGTTACGAATGTCTTGATATCATCATCAGTGGAAATCAAGATGATGATATCTGATAAGGGTTAATTTTTTGAATACACTTTCCTTAATAGGGGGTAGGggagggggggaggggggggaggggaggTAGTACGCCCCCCATATGCCATCAAAAATTGCCGGCggtacttagttttttttatatgatttttttaaaatttaacctcaaaatgtatgaaattttGGTAAACAGATTATAACTAAGAAAAGATAGTAACTACTTCCTTTAATAATATTCAGTATCGTATATCCTTAGTTaatgaacataaaatatgactTTTCCACGGCTCCAGCGCTCGGACCGCGACGGCTTGTTGCGTGTACCTCGTCGCAGGCGCCTCACTCGCCTTCGCCGCTTCGGCTTTTTGGTCGCCTGCGGCGACCAGCCTCAGCAGCTCCGGCTACGTTCGTCTGCCTGCTCCTCACCACACGCAGCCGTCGCGCTCCTTCGCGCTTCCGGCTTTCTATATACACTCTAGGGCGGTGTCTAGAAGGACTAGGTGGAAAGGATTTCTATATTGATTTCTATTTTCATTGCGGGGGGCTTCCGCCCCCCGACCCCCCCGAGCAGGGGCGTGCCCCTGCACCCCCTGACGTGGAAATCACAAAAAACAGCAGGGAGAACATTCACGTAACCACGAAAGAAACGGACATGAAACGGAATGAACTTTGacagtttgtttttaaaaacccAATATGGCGGTTTTGCgttttatttcatcat
This is a stretch of genomic DNA from Plutella xylostella chromosome 4, ilPluXylo3.1, whole genome shotgun sequence. It encodes these proteins:
- the LOC105395813 gene encoding uncharacterized protein LOC105395813, whose amino-acid sequence is MYDGQMSNQSSPSSPGAPPQPVVRLDRKHLRTPSGMCQMVQLTCNILGFICLKVAWGAWVSAIFYNLIFWIGILVTGAIFTSYLFHVVEKFDAWPWHKFEFLYCAAMALGYIITSIFAMTIGESVGYAVGFFGFFAIIAYSGDSYLKYQAWKRGLPAQSPQ